The following DNA comes from Candidatus Margulisiibacteriota bacterium.
ATATTCCAATATTTGTTTTTATAAATTGGTTTGTTGCTTTACCCGTTACATCGTTAGTGATCGTCAGGCATAAGTACCAGTCCCATTCTGGAAGGTAGCTAAAAACCATGGATTTATTTACGCCGTTAAAGGTATATTCAGTATACCCATTTTTATTCTTGAGCATGTATTTTGTCCAGGCGTGTTCATTCCCGTCAAAACCAACCTCAAGCGTTGGATGGTCTATCATTAGGCCATCGGAGCCCATTACATATATAAATCCGCGTTCTTTAAATTTATAGCCGTGCAAATTATCTGCTAAAAATTTTTCCTTTGCTTCAATACTATTATCGTGACTTACCGCTTTAAGAGCTGCCATTTTATGGTTGAGCTCATTCGTTAACATATCAACCCATAAACTTTTAGTTATTTTTTCCATATTGATGATACCGCTTATACTTAGCAGCAATGTTGAAGAAACCAGTAAGACCAATATTGCAGCATACATTTTTCGCTCCATAGAATCAAAGAAACCTTTCCTATGCACTTCATCAGTTACATTGCTGTTCATCTTATTCCTCCTACAAATAATATTTGCCATCTATTTTGCTTAAACAATAAGTGACAATATAAATATATTATCATAACTATGAAACTTTTCAAAATTCTACTATTATCTTGTAACGTTATATTCCATAAATGAAAGAGGCTAAAGCTAGAACTTCTGCTGATTATTTATTTTCTTATGTAACTGCAAATATTTTAACAGGCTCATATTTTGAAAAACATAATATTTATGATACACTAGTATTGTTATTCATATTAACAGCTTATTAATAGCGTAAAAAATTGCTAAAAAATAATAAAAATTTTAACTATTGAAAAAGAAGGAGTGCATAAATTAATATGAATATCCTGGAAATATACAAAAGATTAAGTATTGGCAAAAAATTTGTTGTTTTGTTTACACCAATTGTCCTGCTACTGGTAATTTTGGGAGGATCGATTTATCACTCTATTAATAAGGTCAATAAAGCAGTAACCATAGTAACCGAAGATGAGCTCATAGGCTATATGCATGCCCAGGACATTCAGTACATAGTCGTAAGAGTACAGCAATGGTATAACAACCTTTGCGCTTCCTCTTCAAACGTAGGAATTAAAAGAATTGATAACGCCGTCGGCGAATTTAAAAAAGTCATGTCCGATTACAAGAATCTAAATCTGGATAACCCTGAGAGAGTTAAGGAGCTCGAAAATGTCGAAGCAGAATTTGCGAGCTTTTTAACAAAAGGTGATGCACTCGTTAAGTTATATCGCGAAAATGGCGCCGAGCTAGGTGAAGCTTCGATGGACGATTTTATTAAAATATCTGACGACTTGCGTAAGAACCTGGCTGAAAAGTTAAAAAAGGATGAGCAAGCCGAACTGAATATATCCGTCCAATCTCTTCATAAAACTTTTTCCACAGTTAAAGAATTTTCTGTTATTGCAGTCTTGATAGGTATGGCACTTGTTATTTTGATCTATATACTCATAAATAATTCTGTAATAAAACGAATCAATGCGACTACAGAGTCAGTTGCTGAGATAATCCGGCAGATATTGGAAGGTGACGGAGACCTTCATCGCAAAATACCCATGAATAAACGTAACTGTTCTTCGATGGTTAACTGCAATAATCCCAAGTGTCCTGAATACGGAAAAGAAGCTAGTTGCTGGGATTCAGTGGGTTCAAGTGCACTTGAGATTCATTGTCCCTCAATCCTATCAGGAAAATATAAATCCTGTCTCGAATGCGCGGTAACCAAGGAAGCAATATATAACGAAATCGACTTTTTGAATTACTGGATAAATACACTTATAGGCAAATTTGGTTATTTGATCAGAAATATTAAATTAAGCTCAAATAAAGTAACAAATGCTGCTAAGCTGATGTCAGCTACAACCGTTGATACAGATGCCGGAATACAACTGATAACGAAAGCCATTGCAACGGTAGCAGAAGAAGCCGGTTCTCAACAAAAAAGTATTAATGAAATACGTGATAGCCTGAAAGCTATTATTGAGACAATCAATATAATCTCAGATGGAGCTGATAAACAGGTTAATTTTCTGGATCAAACAGCAACGACAGTCAAGCATACAAATATTTCAATGAATAAGCTGGCAGAAGCTTCCCATAAAGAAATCTCTGAGGTGGAAAATACCAAGTCAATCATCAATGAGATGGCAAACGCCATTAACCAGGTAACTGCTGATGCGAACAATGTAGCGCAAGGTTCTATGCAAACGGCTGAAACGGCAAAAGAAGGCGAAGCTATTGTAGTTAAAACAGTTAATGGAATGGAAAAGATCAAAGAGACTGTTCTAAGTGCAGCACAAAAAATCGAAGAGCTCGGGAAGAACTCGTCGCTAATTGGAGAAATTATTGAAGTAATCGATGACATCGCCGAACAGACTAATTTGCTTGCGCTTAACGCTGCAATTGAGGCCGCCCGTGCCGGTGATCATGGACGAGGGTTTGCGGTAGTTGCTGACGAAGTTAGAAAACTGGCGGAACGGTCTGGTAAGGCAACAAAAGAAATTGCTCTATTGGTTAAACAAATACAGTCAGGTACAAACGTTGCCGTTGAATCTATGAAGGTTGGTACCAAGGAAGTTCAAAAGGGGGCGGAATTAGCACAGGGCGCAAAAAAAGCTCTGAACAATGTAATAACTGCAGTGCAAAATACTGTGACCCAAATCCAAAACATATCTGCTGCTGCTGAAGAGATGTCTGCATCAAGCGCTCAGGTTGTCGAAACTGTTAATGGCATTACCGGTATAGTTAAGAGCAATTCCGTAGCTGTTGAACAGGTGACAAAAAACTCTTCCGAGGTAGTGGGTGCAGTTGGCAATATTCAGGAAATATCACAAAATAACCAGCGCACATCGAGGAACATTAAAGAAAAATTCGAGAAGATCAATGATAAAGTTGACAAAATCGCTGAAATTGCACAGGACAATTCATCTACAGCAGAAGAAGTTTCTGCTTCAGCGGAAGAAATTACAGTTTCTATTGAGCAGGTAACAGCTAGCACGATAGAAATGGTAAAAATAGCAGACAATCTCTCGAAGCTCGTAGATAGATTTAAAGCATAATAATCATAAATCTCCAGTATATCCTCCTGTATCCTTTGGATGCAGGAGGATTGTTTTTTTGTTAGTTTGCCCATCAATCTGCCTTTGTGTTATCCGGTACTTTTCACTCCATAGCTGAAACCGTAACCCTGTCATACTTCAATTACAATTCAACTCCCATCGAAAATTATAACTTTTTAGATTTGACAGCTCTTTGCTATTTTGCTATATTACCAAATAGCAAGGTGGTGTTGATATGAATGAATTGAAAAAAGCCAAATATGATGCACGGGCCAAGATTGTCAAAGCTATGGCGCATCCGAGCAGATTGCTCATTATTGATGAGCTTACCAGAGGTACAAAGTGTGTATACGAATTTACAGAGTTAATTGGTGCGGATACTTCTACAATCTCAAAACACCTCTCTGTTCTTAAAAGTGCAGGTTTGGTTAGAGATGAGAAAAAAGGGCTTCAGGTCTATTACAAGCTGGTTATACCTTGCATTAATGAGTTCTTCATGTGTATTGACTCTGTTTTAGTTGCGAATGCTGATGCACAAGGGAAAATAGCTCGTTGCTGCATGTAAAATTCTGATTATTTATTATACCGGAGGATATTAATATGTGGAAAAGCTTTGTTGATTGGCTCGTATACGGAGCTATGGGATTATCTCCTCAGTCGCATTTATCAGCATCGTTGCATTTTTTTATTTACGATACTGTAAAAATATTTTTCTTGCTTTCTGTGATTATTTTTATTGTTGCCATAATAAGAAGCTTTTTTCCACCTGAGCGTACAAAAAGGATACTTAGCCATGTACCGCTGGCAGTTGGAAATGTCCTGGCGGCGCTGTTAGGCATAGTGACTCCCTTCTGCTCCTGTTCAGCTGTGCCATTATTTATCGGGTTTATTGAAGCCGGCATACCGCTTGGGGTTACCTTTTCCTTTCTTGTTTCCTCTCCTATGGTCAATGAAGTCGCACTTATCCTGCTCTGGGGTCTCTTTGGCTGGAAAGTTGCCATGCTGTATATCGTCAGCGGACTCATCATTGCAATTATCAGCGGGATTATCATCGGCAAGCTTAAACTTGAGCGGTACGTAGAAGATTACGTATATCAGATATCAGTTGGAAATCAGGAAATACCGGACCAGAAATGGGCGGAACGTATGGCTTACGCGAAAGGATATGTCTACGAGATACTGCAAAAAGTCTGGATATACGTGGTTGCCGGGATAGCAATCGGAGCAGCAATGCATGGGTATGCTCCGTCTAACTTCCTAGTAGAAGTCGCTGGAAAAAATAACCCGATTGCAGTGCCTATTGTAGTTCTCCTGGGGGTACCGCTATATTCAAATGCCGCAGGAATTATTCCTATAATTAAGGTCATGATGGATAAAGGAATGGCTATGGGTACTGCCTTGGCTTTTATGATGGCAATTACTGCGCTGTCTCTCCCGGAAGGTATTATCCTTCGTAAAGTCCTTAAACCAAAACTGCTGGCTACTTTTTTCAGCTTAGTTGCCATCGGAATAATTATTACCGGGTATCTGTTTAATTGGTTATTGTCATAATAAATCAGAAAGTAAGGAGAAAAAACATGAAAAAAATAGAAATTTTGGGTATGGGATGTGCAAAATGCAGCAAACTTGCGGAAGTAACAGAAGCAGCAGCAAAAGCACTGGGAGAAGAATACATCATGGAGAAGGTAACCGACATTAAAAAAATCATGGAATATGGAGTAATGGTTACACCTGCACTGGTGGTCAACGGCAAAGTAAGAGTGGCAGGCAAAGTGCCGGGAATCGATGAATTGAAGGAACTACTAATCTAAGAGAAGAAAGGCAGGAAAAATCATGGGTAAATGCTGTGGTAGAGAAGTAAAATTATTATATGCATGTTCTGGCGCTGCTGATGTTGGCGAGATAAGCGACAGGGTTGTTCGCAAGCTTAGAACTCAAGGATTCGGAGCTATGACGTGCCTTGCAGCAGTTGGTGCAGGGTTTTCTGGCTTTGTTGCCTCTGCAAAAGGAGCGGATAAGAATATAACTATTGACGGGTGCTCTGTCGCTTGTGCAAAAAAAACTCTTGAGAATCTCGGAGTTACGCCAACGGCATATGTATTAACTGAAATGGGATTAACTAAAGGGCAGACTCCTGTTACAGAAGAAGTAATAAACGAAGTAACGAATGCTATTTTAAAGGGACCTTGTTGCTCTACAACCGCCGGTGTTCCAACAAGCTGTGCCTGTGGAAGTAGCTGCTGATGAAAAAAACCGTTATTATTATCATTGGATTGGCTTTAATTGTATCAGGAGCATATGCATCCGGCAACTTTTCAAAAAAAACTATAAAGGACAAAGAGCCTACGGCAAATCAAAAGATTGCCAGGGAAAACCCAAATAGCGCAGTTACCTTTATTGAGTTAGGTTCTGTGAATTGTGTTCCCTGCCGGATGATGCAGCCTGTTATGGACGAAGTTGAGAATAAGTATAAAGGACAAGTCAAAGTAGTGTTTCACGACGTATGGACACCCGAAGGACGTCCATTTGGGGAACAATACGGGATTAGAGCAATACCAACACAGGTATTCCTAGATAAAGAAGGAAAAGAGTATTACCGGCATGTCGGTTTTTTCCCTGTTGATGAACTTGAGGCTGTGTTAAAGTTAAAAGGTGTAAAATAGCATGATACTTGGCCTATTCACATATTTGACACATGCTCTTTACTCTAGCGCGCATGTCGCGCTGGGTGCTGCTCTTATCTGGGGAATACTCAGTGTTATTCTTAGTCCGTGCCATTTATCCAGTATTCCTCTGATTATCGGCTTTGTGAATGATCAGGGGCAAACATCAACGAAAAAAGCATTTATTTTCTCTACACTTTTTTCTGCAGGAATATGGATGTCTATAGTGATAATCGGATTAATTACTGCGACTATGGGTAGAATGCTTGGAGATATCGGTCAGTGGGCTAATTATTTGGTGGCTGGTATTTTTTTTCTTGTTGGTTTATATCTCTTGGATGTTCTGAAATTTCCATTTATTCCCCAGCTTGGACAGCCATCATTCCAGAAAAAAGGGTTATTTGCAGCCTTGATTCTCGGATTGGTATTCGGGATTGCACTTGGACCCTGCACGTTTGCTTATATGATACCTGTTCTTGGGATCGCTCTGAGCAAAGCTTCCGTAAGCTTATGGTTTTCCATTATGCTGGTTAGTGCATATGCTATTGGGCATTGC
Coding sequences within:
- a CDS encoding thioredoxin family protein is translated as MKKIEILGMGCAKCSKLAEVTEAAAKALGEEYIMEKVTDIKKIMEYGVMVTPALVVNGKVRVAGKVPGIDELKELLI
- a CDS encoding ArsR family transcriptional regulator, which produces MNELKKAKYDARAKIVKAMAHPSRLLIIDELTRGTKCVYEFTELIGADTSTISKHLSVLKSAGLVRDEKKGLQVYYKLVIPCINEFFMCIDSVLVANADAQGKIARCCM
- a CDS encoding cytochrome C biogenesis protein, with translation MILGLFTYLTHALYSSAHVALGAALIWGILSVILSPCHLSSIPLIIGFVNDQGQTSTKKAFIFSTLFSAGIWMSIVIIGLITATMGRMLGDIGQWANYLVAGIFFLVGLYLLDVLKFPFIPQLGQPSFQKKGLFAALILGLVFGIALGPCTFAYMIPVLGIALSKASVSLWFSIMLVSAYAIGHCAVIVVAGTSFELVQRYLNWNEKSNGTLMLRRICGTLIIFGGIYLLFK
- a CDS encoding thioredoxin, encoding MKKTVIIIIGLALIVSGAYASGNFSKKTIKDKEPTANQKIARENPNSAVTFIELGSVNCVPCRMMQPVMDEVENKYKGQVKVVFHDVWTPEGRPFGEQYGIRAIPTQVFLDKEGKEYYRHVGFFPVDELEAVLKLKGVK
- a CDS encoding permease, with translation MWKSFVDWLVYGAMGLSPQSHLSASLHFFIYDTVKIFFLLSVIIFIVAIIRSFFPPERTKRILSHVPLAVGNVLAALLGIVTPFCSCSAVPLFIGFIEAGIPLGVTFSFLVSSPMVNEVALILLWGLFGWKVAMLYIVSGLIIAIISGIIIGKLKLERYVEDYVYQISVGNQEIPDQKWAERMAYAKGYVYEILQKVWIYVVAGIAIGAAMHGYAPSNFLVEVAGKNNPIAVPIVVLLGVPLYSNAAGIIPIIKVMMDKGMAMGTALAFMMAITALSLPEGIILRKVLKPKLLATFFSLVAIGIIITGYLFNWLLS